The Parafrankia irregularis genome contains a region encoding:
- a CDS encoding Ig-like domain repeat protein, protein MKFRRSPCVRGKAGRPVMLALAASAACGVLAAGCEPIASGPGGAGSDPTATASPSPRPTTTSTTTTSTPGPTPTSPPTPAVTTPAASPLPTSSASADTRTPVTVGAAHVPDGEGIWVEVVPVSDRSSLLPAATGTVTVHEGDKLLGTVTIEKKGSDPFATGELDVDLPPGYHSLTLDYGGDVNYQPNRATTPVNTPNVEVIASAPGSFVDGQSYTIEVQVVPVAGITGTPTGRIRNTENLALPPFEAALDSQGRATITIPEKPARPYITEPSQGHVYIEYTGDSTFVPNRAMILFTVLPSTAG, encoded by the coding sequence ATGAAGTTCCGCCGATCCCCCTGCGTACGAGGCAAGGCAGGCCGACCCGTGATGCTCGCCCTCGCGGCATCGGCGGCCTGCGGCGTCCTGGCTGCCGGGTGCGAGCCGATCGCCTCGGGCCCTGGCGGCGCTGGCAGTGACCCGACGGCGACGGCGAGCCCGAGCCCCAGGCCGACAACGACGTCCACGACCACCACTTCGACACCGGGCCCGACGCCGACGTCGCCGCCCACCCCTGCCGTGACGACGCCGGCTGCTTCCCCGCTGCCTACCTCCTCGGCGTCGGCCGACACCCGGACACCGGTGACCGTCGGCGCCGCCCACGTGCCGGACGGCGAGGGAATCTGGGTCGAGGTCGTCCCGGTCTCCGATCGTTCGAGCCTGCTGCCCGCGGCGACGGGCACCGTCACGGTGCACGAGGGGGACAAGCTACTCGGCACGGTGACAATCGAGAAGAAGGGCTCGGATCCGTTCGCGACAGGTGAGCTGGATGTCGACCTGCCGCCGGGATACCACTCGCTGACCCTCGACTACGGCGGCGACGTGAACTACCAGCCGAACCGGGCCACGACGCCCGTGAACACCCCGAACGTCGAGGTCATCGCCTCGGCACCCGGTTCGTTCGTGGACGGCCAGTCCTACACCATCGAGGTGCAGGTGGTGCCGGTCGCCGGAATCACCGGCACCCCCACCGGCAGGATACGCAACACGGAGAACCTCGCTCTGCCGCCGTTCGAGGCGGCCCTCGACTCCCAGGGCCGAGCGACGATCACCATTCCGGAGAAGCCGGCCCGGCCCTACATCACGGAACCGAGCCAGGGCCACGTCTACATCGAGTACACGGGGGACAGCACCTTTGTCCCCAACCGTGCGATGATTCTGTTCACCGTTCTCCCGAGCACAGCGGGGTAA
- a CDS encoding NmrA/HSCARG family protein, whose product MDDRENSVLVIGATGQQGGAVARALLGRGRKVHALVRDPQRPAARALQAAGARLVVGDLDDPASIRTAMADVSGVFLMLSSVTSGTVSLADVESEVRRGRRAADLAAQAGVDHLVYSSVAGADQDTGVPHLESKGIVEAHIRDLGLPATVLRPVFFMENFTTVTRPVLTENGLVVSLALRPSSRLPLISMVDIGEFAALAFDEPATFVGQTLVIAGDHLAASEIAERFGEAAGIPARFHQTPLEQLRAFDGEVAKMFAWFDSGVMEQPDLPALRALHPKVLTMGAWLRSADWRPQNAGDFGG is encoded by the coding sequence ATGGATGATCGTGAGAATTCAGTTCTTGTCATCGGCGCGACCGGACAGCAGGGCGGTGCGGTGGCCCGAGCGCTGCTGGGACGCGGGCGGAAGGTGCACGCGCTGGTACGTGACCCGCAGCGGCCCGCGGCGCGGGCGCTTCAGGCGGCGGGAGCCCGGCTCGTCGTCGGCGATCTGGACGACCCGGCATCGATCCGCACGGCCATGGCGGACGTGAGCGGCGTCTTCCTGATGCTGAGCAGCGTGACCTCGGGCACCGTGAGCCTGGCGGACGTCGAGTCCGAGGTACGGCGCGGCAGACGCGCCGCCGACCTCGCGGCGCAGGCCGGCGTCGACCACCTCGTCTACAGCTCGGTTGCCGGCGCCGACCAGGACACCGGCGTTCCGCATCTGGAAAGCAAGGGGATCGTCGAAGCGCACATCCGGGATCTCGGCCTGCCTGCCACCGTCCTGCGGCCGGTGTTCTTCATGGAGAACTTCACGACCGTCACCCGCCCCGTCCTGACCGAGAACGGGCTGGTCGTCTCCCTCGCCCTGCGCCCGTCCAGCCGGCTGCCGCTGATCTCGATGGTCGACATCGGCGAGTTCGCGGCATTGGCGTTCGACGAGCCGGCGACGTTCGTCGGTCAGACCCTGGTGATCGCGGGTGACCATCTCGCCGCCTCGGAGATAGCCGAGCGGTTCGGCGAGGCGGCCGGAATTCCGGCGCGTTTTCACCAGACCCCGCTCGAGCAGCTGCGTGCCTTCGACGGGGAGGTCGCGAAGATGTTCGCCTGGTTCGATTCCGGCGTGATGGAACAGCCCGATCTGCCGGCCCTGCGTGCCCTGCACCCGAAGGTCCTGACGATGGGGGCGTGGCTGCGGTCGGCGGACTGGCGCCCGCAGAACGCCGGTGATTTCGGCGGCTGA
- a CDS encoding helix-turn-helix transcriptional regulator — translation MHRAELATFLRARRAALRPADVGLPDGVGQRRTPGLRREEVAELAGLSLTWYTWLEQGRPIAASAQVVDALARALRLDADQHRHLRVLAGLPVPPARTVPDEVEPRVQRLVDATAPNPSVMFDRYFDFIAWNAPYVRIRHDPAVLPEGRRNLLWMMFTDRENRARMPFWEAAARAVLSQFRAAVGQRPDDARFVELVRVLTEASPEFGQWWNTYPIRDFRPATISIDHPATGRIALDVYQLRPVEYPDLLLVMQVPTTPDDLRRALSLVDH, via the coding sequence ATGCATCGCGCCGAACTGGCCACCTTCCTGCGCGCGCGACGGGCAGCCCTGCGGCCCGCGGACGTCGGCCTGCCTGACGGCGTCGGCCAGCGCCGGACCCCCGGCCTGCGCCGCGAGGAGGTGGCCGAGCTGGCCGGGCTCTCGCTCACCTGGTACACGTGGCTGGAGCAGGGCCGCCCGATCGCGGCGTCCGCACAGGTCGTGGACGCGCTGGCCCGCGCACTGCGGCTCGATGCCGACCAGCACCGGCACCTGCGTGTCCTGGCCGGCCTGCCGGTGCCGCCGGCGCGAACCGTCCCGGACGAGGTCGAGCCCCGGGTCCAGCGTCTCGTCGACGCGACCGCGCCGAACCCGTCCGTCATGTTCGACCGGTACTTCGACTTCATCGCCTGGAACGCCCCGTACGTTCGGATCAGGCATGATCCCGCCGTGTTACCTGAAGGCCGGCGCAATCTGCTGTGGATGATGTTCACGGACAGGGAGAACCGCGCACGAATGCCGTTCTGGGAAGCGGCCGCGCGGGCTGTGCTGAGCCAGTTCCGCGCGGCCGTTGGCCAGCGCCCGGACGACGCCCGGTTCGTGGAGCTGGTCCGTGTGCTGACCGAGGCGAGCCCCGAATTCGGCCAGTGGTGGAACACCTACCCGATCCGGGATTTCAGACCAGCGACGATTTCGATCGACCATCCGGCCACCGGCCGAATCGCCCTGGACGTCTACCAGCTGCGACCGGTGGAATACCCGGACCTCCTGCTGGTCATGCAGGTTCCGACAACCCCCGACGACCTGCGCCGCGCCCTCTCGTTGGTCGACCACTGA
- a CDS encoding TetR family transcriptional regulator yields MEQARADRREAAARAVESAALNLFELHGFDAVTAGDIATAAGISIRTFYRYFPTKDDLLRAGVRRRAQAIATALAARATDEPPMRSIRWAVHDVVAAEDTTDVARWIRISMVSPAASNVMLGINVLELNAVLGDFLSTRLGTARDSLQPTMLAVAAAAIMIAAHARWSFHGGDLATMLSDALAVLDAIPPNSSDI; encoded by the coding sequence GTGGAACAGGCCCGGGCCGACCGGCGAGAAGCCGCGGCCCGGGCTGTCGAATCCGCCGCTCTCAACCTGTTCGAACTGCACGGATTCGACGCGGTGACCGCCGGTGACATCGCGACCGCCGCAGGGATCTCCATCCGCACCTTCTACCGCTACTTCCCCACCAAAGACGATCTTCTGCGCGCCGGTGTCCGCCGCCGGGCACAGGCCATCGCCACCGCGTTGGCCGCCCGAGCGACCGACGAACCACCCATGCGCTCCATCCGATGGGCTGTCCACGACGTCGTCGCCGCCGAGGACACCACCGACGTCGCCCGCTGGATCCGTATCTCCATGGTCAGCCCGGCCGCCAGCAACGTGATGCTCGGCATCAACGTCCTGGAACTCAACGCCGTCCTCGGCGACTTCCTCAGCACCCGCCTTGGCACCGCACGCGACAGCCTCCAACCCACGATGCTCGCGGTCGCCGCCGCGGCGATCATGATCGCCGCGCACGCACGCTGGAGCTTCCACGGCGGCGACCTCGCCACCATGCTCAGCGACGCCCTCGCCGTCCTCGACGCCATCCCCCCGAACTCATCCGATATCTGA
- a CDS encoding Vgb family protein yields MGAFALSVATPAQAAGTFTSYPTPTPASIPCVTAGGPDGAAWFVEALANKIGRIDPATGATAEFPIPWSTAQLPASLSWLNLPVATPAPVTALPCAITAGPDGKIYFANGLRNQLGSIDPQTKAFALYSVPGVGGNLFPFNDLAADPAGAIWFTQTTANTIGRFDIATKTFTSYPVPTPGALPIGVFTGSNGDVWFTEALGNKIGRIDAATRTITEYPVPSLLAVPFVMRAETDGGRYVWFTELGASKLGRIDTVTGSVSEVPVPVPLSFPIGICSSPQGKIYFTYLLRDKLGAYDPATGVFTETSVPGGPLGPPAELNYGPGDAVWMAQLTGSRVLRYSPA; encoded by the coding sequence ATGGGCGCTTTCGCGCTTTCTGTCGCGACCCCGGCCCAGGCGGCTGGCACGTTCACCTCGTACCCGACCCCCACCCCGGCTTCGATTCCCTGTGTCACGGCGGGTGGGCCGGACGGGGCGGCCTGGTTCGTCGAAGCGCTCGCCAACAAGATCGGCCGCATCGACCCGGCGACCGGCGCAACGGCGGAATTCCCGATTCCCTGGTCCACCGCACAGCTGCCGGCGTCGCTCAGCTGGCTCAATCTGCCGGTCGCGACACCCGCACCGGTTACCGCCCTGCCGTGCGCGATCACAGCCGGGCCGGACGGGAAGATCTACTTCGCCAACGGTCTGCGCAACCAGCTCGGCAGCATCGACCCGCAGACGAAGGCTTTCGCGCTTTACTCGGTTCCCGGCGTGGGGGGTAATCTCTTCCCCTTCAACGACCTGGCCGCCGACCCGGCCGGGGCGATCTGGTTCACCCAGACCACCGCCAACACGATCGGTCGATTCGACATCGCGACGAAGACCTTCACGTCCTACCCGGTGCCCACGCCGGGTGCGCTACCGATTGGTGTCTTCACCGGCTCGAACGGCGATGTGTGGTTCACTGAGGCCCTCGGGAACAAGATCGGCCGCATTGACGCGGCGACCAGAACGATCACCGAATACCCGGTCCCGAGCCTCCTCGCGGTCCCGTTCGTGATGCGTGCCGAGACGGATGGCGGCCGCTATGTCTGGTTCACCGAGCTCGGCGCCAGCAAGCTCGGCCGGATCGACACGGTCACCGGTTCGGTCAGCGAGGTCCCGGTGCCGGTCCCACTGTCGTTCCCGATCGGGATCTGCTCCTCACCGCAGGGGAAGATCTACTTCACTTATCTTCTCCGCGACAAGCTGGGTGCCTACGATCCGGCGACCGGCGTGTTCACCGAGACCTCGGTGCCCGGCGGCCCCCTCGGCCCACCCGCGGAGCTGAACTACGGTCCGGGCGATGCCGTCTGGATGGCCCAGCTGACCGGAAGCCGAGTGCTGCGCTACTCCCCGGCCTGA
- a CDS encoding helix-turn-helix transcriptional regulator — MGAPGLVGRRRERAAISGWLAAAFGGAPMLVLCGGEPGIGKTRLATEAADMAAAAGALTRWARAHEGVGTPPFWLWRQLLRSDLAGEGNGPADLPTMIEANSAADRIALFDAVVRRVFALAERSGLLLVVEDAQWADEPSLLLLRYLARELRGARVLVLATHRTVGAGGAAPWRRILPDLGREPVTVQVPLAGLDEAETAHLVRAVTDTAVADDVAREVHRRTGGNPFFVRELSRMLTTDAALAGQRLPASLVEVVGQRAAGLSGPARRMLAAAAVLGEQFSVATVAAMAGRPPLDCLPPLEEAADAGLIAAADTAGAWRFVHALVCEAIEADTPAQERLRLHRSAAEALERVHAGQIDDRLADIARHWAAAALDDPRPAVAWARRAADAALRSLAYEESARLYQLALDAGGPTVDRQLRCRLLIDLAGARWRARDIEPCRTATTEAVALARRIGRVDLIARAALGIEPIGAMAWDLELRRLCDEALAGLDLAALTDPADPADPADPAALADPAVLSRRARLLARSAESSVYLNDVTAAEESSRQALEIAADVTDPAAVIAALRSRQLCRSGPEHVDERAGLADRMTEIGRTLLRPREEMWGRLWRIDTYWERGDLAAVTAELPRLGWCVDQVGGPIARWHLLVVRAALAGALGRYGEALELGRAALATLPADSHPTASGAYRSLECMIAAHIGQERVAASQPSDPPDPSDPAGSPDPRTGRSAGGGEARVGIFRGPLGTAHMLVLAGRKAEALGAYREAGPVQSWRPPPYWRVPTWAFGSAVAVAVGERRDVEFLYDRLLAERGRFVVGGAGTANYLGPVELHLGRAAVFLGRLDDAVADLDTALAYCRAAGAAGFTVETECELAAALTRRAHLGDLDRAGQLLDHAETAAVQLGMEPWARRTRDLRAATSATSTAASARTPAVSPLSPREGEVAELVAQGLTNRQIAVKLFISERTAQTHVQHILTRLGFSSRAQIAAWVTARHQPQDTEGSRLRDAQAPR; from the coding sequence TTGGGGGCACCGGGCCTGGTGGGCCGCCGACGCGAGCGTGCCGCCATCTCCGGCTGGCTTGCCGCCGCCTTCGGCGGGGCGCCGATGCTGGTGCTGTGCGGAGGTGAGCCGGGCATCGGCAAGACCCGGCTGGCCACGGAGGCCGCCGACATGGCGGCGGCCGCCGGCGCACTCACCCGGTGGGCACGGGCGCATGAAGGCGTCGGTACCCCTCCTTTCTGGCTGTGGCGGCAACTGCTGCGTTCCGACCTGGCAGGGGAGGGGAACGGCCCGGCGGATCTACCGACGATGATCGAGGCGAACTCGGCGGCCGACCGGATCGCGCTGTTCGACGCCGTCGTCCGCCGGGTGTTCGCGCTCGCCGAGCGTTCCGGCCTGCTGCTGGTGGTCGAGGATGCGCAGTGGGCGGACGAGCCGTCGCTCCTGCTGTTGCGCTACCTGGCTCGCGAGCTGCGCGGAGCGCGGGTGCTGGTCCTGGCCACCCATCGGACGGTAGGTGCCGGTGGCGCGGCGCCGTGGCGCAGGATTCTCCCGGACCTGGGCCGGGAGCCGGTGACCGTGCAGGTGCCGCTGGCCGGACTGGACGAGGCGGAGACCGCCCACCTGGTGCGGGCGGTCACCGACACGGCCGTGGCCGACGACGTGGCGAGGGAGGTGCACCGGCGGACCGGCGGCAACCCGTTCTTCGTCCGGGAGCTGTCCCGGATGCTGACGACGGACGCGGCTCTGGCCGGCCAGCGGCTGCCGGCGTCGCTCGTCGAGGTGGTGGGGCAGCGCGCGGCGGGCCTGTCCGGCCCGGCCCGCCGGATGCTGGCGGCGGCCGCGGTGCTGGGAGAGCAGTTCTCGGTGGCGACGGTGGCGGCGATGGCTGGCCGACCACCGCTGGACTGCCTGCCACCGCTGGAGGAAGCAGCCGACGCCGGGCTGATCGCTGCCGCTGACACCGCCGGGGCCTGGCGGTTCGTCCACGCGCTGGTGTGCGAGGCGATCGAGGCTGACACGCCGGCCCAGGAGCGGCTGCGGCTGCACCGGTCCGCGGCCGAGGCGCTCGAGCGCGTCCACGCGGGGCAGATCGATGACCGGCTGGCGGACATCGCACGGCACTGGGCCGCGGCCGCGCTCGATGACCCGCGGCCTGCCGTGGCCTGGGCCCGGCGGGCCGCGGACGCAGCCCTGCGCTCCCTCGCGTATGAGGAGAGCGCGCGGCTCTACCAGCTCGCGCTCGACGCGGGCGGGCCGACGGTCGACCGACAGCTGCGATGCCGGCTGTTGATCGACCTCGCTGGTGCCCGCTGGAGGGCCAGGGACATCGAGCCGTGCCGGACCGCGACGACGGAGGCAGTTGCGCTCGCCCGCCGGATCGGCCGGGTGGACCTGATCGCCCGGGCCGCCCTCGGTATCGAGCCCATCGGCGCGATGGCCTGGGACCTGGAGCTGCGCCGGTTGTGTGACGAGGCGCTCGCCGGGCTCGACCTGGCGGCCTTGACTGACCCGGCCGACCCGGCCGACCCGGCCGACCCGGCTGCTCTGGCTGACCCGGCCGTTCTGTCCCGCCGGGCGCGCCTGCTCGCCAGGTCGGCCGAGAGCTCCGTGTATCTGAACGACGTCACCGCGGCGGAGGAGAGCAGCCGGCAGGCGTTGGAGATCGCCGCCGACGTCACCGATCCGGCTGCGGTGATCGCTGCTCTGAGGTCCCGCCAGCTGTGTCGTAGCGGTCCGGAACACGTGGACGAGCGCGCCGGGCTCGCCGACCGGATGACCGAGATCGGGCGTACGCTGCTCCGCCCCCGGGAGGAGATGTGGGGCCGGCTGTGGCGGATCGACACCTACTGGGAGCGTGGGGACCTGGCGGCTGTCACGGCCGAGCTGCCCCGGCTGGGCTGGTGCGTCGACCAGGTCGGCGGCCCGATCGCCCGCTGGCACCTGCTCGTCGTGCGTGCCGCGCTCGCCGGCGCGCTCGGCCGCTACGGCGAGGCGCTCGAGCTCGGCCGCGCGGCCCTCGCAACACTCCCCGCCGACAGCCACCCGACCGCGTCAGGCGCCTACCGGTCACTGGAGTGCATGATCGCCGCCCACATCGGCCAGGAGCGGGTGGCGGCCAGCCAGCCGTCGGACCCGCCGGACCCCTCCGACCCCGCGGGCTCGCCGGACCCGCGGACCGGCCGATCGGCCGGTGGTGGCGAGGCACGAGTGGGGATCTTCCGCGGGCCTCTCGGGACCGCGCACATGCTCGTCCTCGCCGGCCGGAAGGCCGAGGCCCTCGGTGCCTACCGGGAGGCCGGGCCAGTGCAGAGCTGGCGCCCGCCGCCGTACTGGCGGGTGCCGACCTGGGCGTTCGGGTCCGCGGTCGCGGTTGCGGTCGGCGAACGCCGTGACGTCGAGTTCCTGTACGACCGGCTGCTCGCCGAACGCGGGCGTTTCGTGGTCGGCGGTGCCGGGACCGCCAACTATCTGGGCCCTGTCGAGCTCCACCTCGGCAGGGCGGCGGTCTTCCTGGGCCGTCTCGACGACGCCGTCGCGGACCTCGACACCGCGCTCGCCTACTGTCGCGCCGCGGGCGCGGCCGGGTTCACCGTCGAAACCGAATGCGAGCTCGCCGCCGCCCTGACCCGTCGAGCACACCTCGGCGACCTCGACCGGGCCGGTCAGCTCCTCGACCATGCCGAGACGGCCGCCGTCCAGCTCGGTATGGAACCGTGGGCCCGCCGAACCCGTGATCTGCGCGCCGCGACCTCCGCGACGTCCACGGCGGCGAGCGCCAGGACGCCGGCCGTCAGCCCGCTGTCGCCCCGGGAGGGCGAGGTCGCCGAACTGGTGGCCCAGGGACTGACGAACCGGCAGATCGCCGTGAAGCTGTTCATCTCCGAGCGCACCGCGCAGACTCACGTCCAGCACATCCTGACCAGGCTCGGCTTCTCCTCCCGGGCTCAGATCGCCGCCTGGGTCACTGCCCGCCACCAACCGCAGGACACCGAGGGCTCGCGCCTGCGGGATGCGCAGGCCCCACGCTGA
- a CDS encoding VOC family protein translates to MLNGLDHVAVITGDTERLIAFYAEVFDATVRYQVPGPGGGRISVLQIGPATALNIYEIPGNTEARRQAPMFGRGRLDHLGLRAASRETFDLIRDRLIARDASDGFVTDFGPTLSLFFRDPDGLEAEVCVPNPAGRPGVHNPPGTPAPGYQPGVPSRSTTDGAGAAG, encoded by the coding sequence TTGCTGAACGGTCTGGACCACGTGGCGGTCATCACGGGTGACACCGAGCGGCTGATTGCCTTCTACGCCGAGGTGTTCGACGCCACCGTCCGCTATCAGGTTCCCGGGCCCGGCGGTGGCCGGATCTCCGTTCTCCAGATCGGCCCGGCTACCGCGCTCAACATCTACGAGATTCCCGGCAACACCGAGGCCCGACGTCAGGCACCGATGTTCGGCCGCGGCCGTCTCGATCATCTGGGCCTGCGGGCCGCCTCCCGGGAGACGTTCGACCTCATCCGAGATCGGCTCATCGCCCGCGACGCCTCCGACGGATTCGTCACCGATTTCGGCCCGACCCTCAGCCTGTTCTTCCGTGACCCGGACGGACTCGAGGCGGAGGTGTGCGTCCCGAATCCCGCCGGCCGGCCGGGCGTCCACAACCCGCCCGGCACACCAGCGCCCGGCTACCAGCCGGGAGTCCCGTCCCGCTCCACCACGGACGGTGCAGGGGCCGCAGGGTGA
- a CDS encoding DUF2278 family protein has translation MSLDRYGVLKGRVLDHRREPDDDTPHYQILIDGDGSARAAVNVLSSGQESDPKMSELLYVAVEDFQHPILADLEKLKDGYTELDRKPGGLALDYIRGSLFDRTDLRALPAHEPGEDNDLADVLDHYVTRAQANNGSRIYAFGEPWSAEKEADKIFRFKPGRGIHNIHMNQGNAGRFKGDNGVWQDGALLFHFPAADRWVAIFLAFQSQKWHTDDRTGGALPDVPQARPGGQPAEGEPDQRLRIVGALVNAVGASPEDESVTLINTTTESVDLAGWAIADRDQHQVSLPARTLAAGETIRIPLIPPVALGNHGGTITLLDAVGLKVDGVAYTAADATEEGRTVVF, from the coding sequence ATGTCTCTGGATCGATACGGTGTTCTAAAAGGCCGGGTTCTTGACCACCGCCGGGAACCCGACGATGACACGCCGCACTACCAGATCCTCATCGACGGTGACGGTTCCGCCCGCGCGGCCGTCAACGTTCTTTCCTCTGGCCAGGAGTCGGATCCGAAGATGTCGGAACTGCTCTATGTTGCCGTGGAGGACTTCCAACATCCCATTCTTGCGGATCTCGAGAAACTGAAGGACGGGTACACGGAGCTCGACCGGAAGCCCGGCGGGCTGGCGTTGGACTACATCCGCGGCAGTCTGTTCGACCGCACCGACCTGCGGGCGCTGCCCGCGCACGAGCCCGGCGAGGACAACGATCTCGCCGATGTGCTCGACCACTACGTGACCCGAGCACAGGCGAACAACGGTAGCCGCATCTACGCCTTCGGCGAGCCGTGGTCGGCGGAGAAGGAAGCCGACAAGATCTTCAGGTTCAAGCCGGGCCGAGGTATCCACAACATCCACATGAACCAGGGGAACGCGGGCCGGTTCAAAGGCGACAACGGGGTGTGGCAGGACGGCGCGCTCCTGTTCCACTTCCCTGCCGCGGATCGCTGGGTCGCGATCTTCCTTGCGTTCCAGAGCCAGAAGTGGCACACCGATGACCGCACCGGCGGTGCGCTGCCGGACGTTCCGCAGGCCCGTCCGGGTGGCCAACCGGCGGAGGGCGAGCCCGACCAGCGGCTGCGGATCGTCGGAGCGCTCGTCAACGCGGTCGGCGCCTCGCCCGAGGACGAGTCCGTAACACTGATCAACACGACGACCGAGTCGGTTGACCTGGCCGGCTGGGCGATCGCCGACCGAGACCAGCACCAGGTGTCGCTGCCTGCCCGTACGCTGGCGGCGGGAGAGACGATCCGGATCCCGCTCATACCACCTGTCGCGCTGGGAAACCACGGTGGGACGATCACTCTGCTCGACGCGGTCGGCCTCAAGGTCGATGGTGTCGCCTACACCGCCGCGGACGCCACCGAGGAAGGGCGCACCGTCGTCTTCTGA
- a CDS encoding cytochrome P450, with protein sequence MTRPTASEPDHPLVPSPLVRPATAAAPASTRESAPRASAPRAATEVPGPAGGPMAAVRRLRADPLTRLAEIRRGYGPIARLASWPVSAFLVSDPDAIADALVSGHRLYAKGAVVRGPGSRATVTQPLTLLLGQGLLTSAGETHMRQRRLIQPLFHKKQMAGYSGQFVALAEATAATWRDGQSLDLHAEMTEMTLAIVARTLFDVDISDHVVDVVRTAVSENMPVARRAGLPVLERLERLPLRAARRRQGARAALDRTVHEMITGRRAAQAQGTSAGAGTDLLSLLLAARDPDTGERMDDIQIRDEAMTLLLAGHETTANALAWTFHLLGGEPAVAARLREELDTALDGRPPTIEDLPRLTYTNAVFSESMRLYPPVWAMGRHLVADHKVAGYLLPAGSTLVFSQWVMHRHERWWPDPDRFDPTRWLGAADNRPRFTYFPFGAGPRQCIGNSFAVAEGVLTLAAIARRWSFTPASDTPVVPEPLVTLRPRGGLPMVAHRHR encoded by the coding sequence ATGACGCGCCCGACGGCATCCGAACCCGACCACCCGCTGGTTCCTTCTCCCCTGGTCAGACCGGCCACCGCAGCGGCTCCGGCGTCCACGCGGGAATCGGCCCCGCGGGCGTCGGCCCCGCGGGCCGCGACCGAGGTGCCCGGCCCGGCCGGCGGGCCGATGGCGGCCGTGCGGCGGCTGCGGGCCGACCCGCTGACCCGGCTCGCCGAGATCCGCCGTGGGTACGGGCCGATCGCGCGGCTGGCAAGCTGGCCGGTGTCCGCCTTCCTCGTGTCCGACCCGGACGCGATCGCCGACGCGCTGGTCAGCGGTCACCGCCTTTACGCCAAGGGGGCCGTGGTCCGTGGCCCCGGCTCGCGGGCAACCGTCACGCAGCCGCTCACGCTCCTGCTCGGCCAGGGCCTGCTGACCAGCGCCGGCGAGACGCACATGCGCCAGCGCCGGCTGATCCAGCCCCTGTTCCACAAGAAGCAGATGGCCGGCTACAGCGGCCAGTTCGTCGCCCTCGCCGAGGCCACCGCCGCGACCTGGCGGGACGGCCAGTCCCTGGACCTGCACGCAGAAATGACGGAGATGACGCTGGCGATCGTCGCCAGGACGCTGTTCGACGTAGACATCTCCGACCACGTCGTCGACGTCGTGCGGACCGCCGTCAGCGAGAACATGCCGGTCGCGCGCCGGGCCGGCCTGCCCGTCCTCGAACGGCTGGAACGCCTCCCGCTGCGAGCCGCACGGCGGCGCCAGGGCGCCAGGGCAGCGCTCGACCGCACCGTCCACGAGATGATCACCGGCCGTCGCGCCGCCCAGGCACAGGGCACGAGCGCAGGAGCCGGCACCGACCTGCTGTCGCTGCTGCTGGCCGCCCGGGATCCCGACACCGGCGAGCGGATGGACGACATCCAGATCCGCGACGAAGCGATGACCCTGCTCCTCGCCGGTCATGAGACGACCGCGAACGCGCTGGCGTGGACGTTCCACCTGCTCGGTGGCGAACCGGCGGTGGCGGCGCGGCTGCGGGAGGAGCTCGACACAGCCCTCGACGGCCGGCCGCCCACGATCGAGGACCTGCCGAGGCTGACCTACACGAACGCGGTGTTCTCCGAGTCGATGCGGCTCTATCCTCCGGTCTGGGCGATGGGCCGCCACCTCGTCGCGGACCACAAGGTAGCCGGCTACCTGCTTCCCGCAGGGTCGACGCTGGTCTTCAGCCAGTGGGTGATGCACCGCCACGAGCGCTGGTGGCCCGATCCCGACCGCTTCGATCCCACCCGCTGGCTGGGGGCGGCGGACAACCGGCCGCGTTTCACCTACTTCCCCTTCGGCGCCGGGCCCCGCCAGTGCATCGGAAACAGCTTCGCGGTCGCCGAGGGCGTGCTGACACTGGCGGCGATCGCTCGCCGCTGGTCATTCACCCCGGCGTCCGACACTCCGGTCGTGCCCGAACCGCTGGTCACCCTGCGCCCCAGGGGCGGCCTACCGATGGTGGCCCATCGCCACCGCTGA